In one Streptomyces venezuelae genomic region, the following are encoded:
- a CDS encoding right-handed parallel beta-helix repeat-containing protein — translation MAQGTVQVTHTGTSRWRRRTGEYASLAAALEAASDGDVLTVAAGTYRENLVVQRTVTLRGPESSPGSVRIAPSDGVPLTIRASAVVQDLHIEGQDSSAPALLVEDGAPELTGIRVVTRSAAGLEVRGGARPTVRRCTVDNPGGIGIAVLDGGGGVFEECEIVAAGQSGVAVRGGAHPRLERCRVHHASGAGFSVTGEHTGLEAIGCEVYEVKGSGVQVTGRAAAHLTDCDVHRTTSDGVTLDTDAVLTLADCRIHDIPENAIDLRSRSVLTLTRSTVSRFGRNGLSVWDPGTRVDANQCEIHDSTGDYPAVWVSDGATAVLESCRVHDVPDALFVLDRGSRTDVVDSDLSQVRNTAVSVSDGATAQLDDCRIREAATGAWFRDHGSGGTLANCTVDAVQTGVIVTKGADPTIERCTVTSPAEAGFYVSAGGRGSFHGCRVSNSDGYGFHVIDGCRTTLKKCRTERCARGGFEFSEEGPIVEDCASDESGGLRAPGAPAQPAPAVQTATQTVGLLGALPAQQSAQTPQPSAPAAEKSSRASKEVLGELDALVGLDSVKREVRALTDMIEVGRRRQQAGLKAASVRRHLVFTGSPGTGKTTVARLYGEILASLGVLESGHLVEVSRVDLVGEHIGSTAIRTQEAFDRARGGVLFIDEAYALSPEDSGRDFGREAIDTLVKLMEDHREAVVVIVAGYTVEMERFLSVNPGVASRFSRTITFSDYAPEELLRIVEQQSEEHEYRLGTGTSEALLKYFTVLPKGPAFGNGRTARQTFEAMVERHAGRVAQLGEPSTDDLTLLYPEDLPEPA, via the coding sequence ATGGCACAGGGCACGGTCCAGGTGACGCACACCGGCACGTCGCGGTGGCGGCGCCGCACCGGCGAGTACGCATCGCTCGCCGCTGCCTTGGAGGCCGCGAGCGACGGGGACGTACTGACCGTTGCCGCAGGCACCTACCGCGAGAACCTCGTCGTCCAGCGCACGGTGACGCTGCGCGGCCCGGAGAGCTCGCCCGGCTCCGTGCGCATCGCGCCCTCCGACGGGGTGCCCCTGACCATCCGCGCCTCCGCGGTCGTCCAGGACCTGCACATCGAGGGCCAGGACTCGTCCGCGCCCGCGCTGCTCGTCGAGGACGGCGCACCCGAACTCACCGGCATCCGTGTCGTGACGCGGTCGGCGGCCGGTCTCGAAGTGCGCGGCGGGGCGCGGCCGACGGTGCGGCGCTGCACCGTCGACAACCCCGGCGGCATCGGCATCGCGGTGCTCGACGGGGGCGGCGGTGTCTTCGAGGAGTGCGAGATCGTCGCGGCGGGCCAGTCCGGTGTCGCGGTGCGCGGCGGCGCCCACCCCCGTCTTGAGCGGTGCCGGGTGCACCACGCGTCGGGCGCGGGCTTCTCGGTGACCGGGGAGCACACGGGTCTTGAGGCGATCGGCTGCGAGGTGTACGAGGTCAAGGGTTCGGGCGTACAGGTCACCGGGCGGGCGGCCGCGCACCTGACCGACTGCGACGTGCACCGGACCACTTCGGACGGCGTCACGCTCGACACGGACGCCGTGCTCACACTGGCCGACTGCCGTATCCACGACATCCCGGAGAACGCGATCGACCTGCGCTCGCGCTCCGTGCTCACGCTCACCCGGTCCACGGTGAGCCGGTTCGGGCGCAACGGTCTCTCGGTCTGGGACCCGGGCACGCGCGTGGACGCCAATCAGTGCGAGATCCACGACAGTACGGGCGACTATCCGGCGGTCTGGGTCAGCGACGGCGCGACGGCCGTCCTGGAGTCGTGCCGGGTGCACGACGTGCCGGACGCCCTGTTCGTCCTGGACCGCGGCTCGCGCACCGACGTCGTCGACAGCGACCTCTCGCAGGTGCGCAACACCGCGGTGTCGGTGAGCGACGGTGCGACCGCGCAGCTCGACGACTGCCGTATCCGCGAGGCGGCGACGGGCGCCTGGTTCCGCGACCACGGCAGCGGCGGCACGCTCGCCAACTGCACGGTGGACGCCGTGCAGACGGGCGTGATCGTCACCAAGGGCGCGGACCCGACGATCGAGCGGTGCACGGTCACCTCGCCCGCGGAGGCGGGCTTCTACGTGTCGGCGGGCGGGCGCGGCAGTTTCCACGGCTGCCGGGTCAGCAACAGCGACGGCTACGGCTTCCACGTCATAGACGGCTGCCGTACGACGCTGAAGAAGTGCCGCACGGAGCGGTGCGCCCGCGGCGGCTTCGAGTTCTCCGAGGAGGGCCCGATCGTCGAGGACTGCGCGAGCGACGAGAGCGGCGGCCTGCGTGCCCCCGGCGCGCCCGCGCAGCCCGCGCCCGCCGTGCAGACGGCCACCCAGACCGTCGGCCTCCTCGGCGCCCTGCCCGCCCAGCAGAGCGCGCAGACCCCGCAGCCCTCGGCGCCCGCCGCCGAGAAGAGCTCCCGGGCCTCCAAGGAAGTCCTCGGCGAACTCGACGCCCTGGTGGGCCTCGACAGCGTCAAGCGCGAGGTGCGCGCCCTGACCGACATGATCGAGGTGGGCCGGCGCAGGCAGCAGGCCGGGCTCAAGGCCGCCTCGGTCCGCCGCCACCTCGTCTTCACCGGCTCCCCCGGCACCGGCAAGACGACCGTCGCCCGTCTCTACGGCGAGATCCTCGCCTCGCTCGGCGTCCTGGAGAGCGGCCACCTCGTCGAGGTGTCCCGCGTCGACCTCGTCGGGGAGCACATCGGCTCCACGGCGATCCGCACCCAGGAGGCCTTCGACCGGGCGCGCGGCGGCGTCCTGTTCATCGACGAGGCGTACGCCCTCTCCCCCGAGGACTCGGGGCGCGACTTCGGCCGGGAGGCCATCGACACACTCGTGAAGCTGATGGAGGACCACCGCGAGGCCGTTGTGGTGATCGTGGCGGGATACACCGTGGAGATGGAGCGGTTCCTCTCCGTCAACCCCGGTGTGGCGTCCCGCTTCTCACGGACCATCACCTTCAGCGACTACGCCCCCGAGGAGCTGCTGCGGATCGTGGAGCAGCAGTCCGAGGAGCATGAGTACCGCCTCGGCACGGGCACGTCCGAGGCGCTCCTGAAGTACTTCACGGTGCTCCCCAAGGGCCCCGCGTTCGGCAACGGCCGCACCGCGCGCCAGACCTTCGAGGCGATGGTGGAACGGCACGCGGGGCGGGTCGCGCAGCTCGGCGAGCCGAGCACGGACGACCTCACCCTGCTGTACCCGGAGGATCTGCCGGAGCCCGCGTGA
- a CDS encoding DUF6643 family protein, producing MTSPRSTYGGGYYSAPSFPDTPIYDSLVAERGTPQIAPIRVPSAYDTGSHLPALPAALPALPAAPSHPQQGYGYPQAQQPAPLQQAPAPYIPQQTGGPRGYPGAQPQRPAPGTGYEAMRPAQPRPAPASYEDPYNRPYRGY from the coding sequence ATGACCTCCCCCCGCTCCACCTATGGCGGCGGTTACTACTCCGCGCCGTCCTTCCCGGACACTCCGATCTATGACTCCCTCGTCGCAGAGCGGGGCACTCCTCAGATCGCCCCGATCCGGGTTCCCTCCGCGTACGACACGGGCAGCCACCTGCCCGCCCTGCCGGCCGCGCTGCCCGCGTTGCCGGCCGCACCGTCCCATCCCCAGCAGGGGTACGGCTACCCCCAGGCCCAGCAGCCCGCACCGCTGCAGCAGGCCCCGGCGCCGTACATCCCGCAGCAGACCGGGGGCCCGCGCGGCTACCCGGGCGCCCAGCCCCAGCGGCCGGCTCCCGGCACGGGATACGAGGCGATGCGCCCGGCGCAGCCCCGCCCGGCCCCGGCGTCGTACGAGGATCCGTACAACCGCCCCTACCGCGGGTACTGA
- a CDS encoding TerD family protein, producing MGADMTMSKGSNVPVPAPAVRIELGWGSGAGVPDADASALLLSPSGKVRSDADFVFYNQPAHASGAVRHEGKTTTGTGVSDVLNVDLARVEPEIETVVLAASADGGTFGQVPGLYIRVLDAANGAELARYDSADATVETAFVLGELYRRQGAWKFRAVGQGYGSGLEGLATDYGISVDEPQQAAPAPVAPPAPATVAPPAPAAPAPVAQQPAAPAPPPPPAAAAPVRLTKVTLTKDAPSVSLTKQGGTSGGMRVNLNWEVRKQFKGWGAKLGRAVAMHADLDLDLCALYELADGRKGVVQALGNAFGALNQPPYILLDGDDRTGAVATGENLTINLDHIKDFRRIVIFVTIYEGARSFADLDATVTLQPQHGAPVEFSLDECTVPSTVCALALITNNGGDLVVQREARYLVPDRGVSPQRTMDHAYGWGMNWTPGRK from the coding sequence ATGGGGGCGGACATGACAATGTCTAAAGGATCGAATGTTCCCGTACCGGCACCCGCGGTACGGATCGAATTGGGGTGGGGCTCCGGAGCGGGAGTGCCCGACGCCGATGCGTCCGCACTGTTGTTGTCACCTTCCGGAAAGGTGCGCTCGGACGCGGACTTCGTCTTTTACAACCAGCCCGCGCACGCCTCCGGCGCGGTGCGCCACGAAGGCAAGACGACCACCGGGACCGGCGTCAGCGATGTGCTGAACGTCGACCTCGCGCGCGTGGAGCCCGAGATCGAGACCGTCGTGCTCGCCGCGTCGGCCGACGGCGGCACTTTCGGCCAGGTGCCGGGTCTGTACATCCGCGTCCTGGACGCGGCGAACGGCGCCGAACTCGCGCGCTACGACAGCGCGGACGCCACCGTGGAGACCGCTTTCGTCCTCGGCGAGCTCTACCGGCGCCAGGGCGCCTGGAAGTTCCGCGCCGTCGGCCAGGGATACGGCAGCGGTCTCGAAGGGCTCGCCACGGACTACGGCATCTCCGTGGACGAACCGCAGCAGGCCGCCCCCGCGCCCGTGGCCCCGCCCGCACCCGCCACCGTGGCCCCGCCCGCGCCCGCCGCCCCTGCCCCTGTCGCCCAGCAGCCCGCCGCCCCCGCGCCGCCGCCCCCGCCGGCCGCCGCCGCGCCCGTGCGCCTGACCAAGGTCACGCTCACCAAGGACGCGCCGTCCGTCTCCCTGACCAAGCAGGGCGGCACATCGGGCGGCATGCGCGTGAACCTCAACTGGGAGGTGCGCAAACAGTTCAAGGGATGGGGCGCCAAGCTCGGCCGGGCCGTCGCCATGCACGCCGACCTCGACCTGGACCTCTGCGCCCTCTACGAACTCGCCGACGGCCGCAAGGGAGTCGTCCAGGCCCTCGGCAACGCCTTCGGGGCGCTCAACCAGCCGCCGTACATCCTGCTCGACGGCGACGACCGCACCGGCGCCGTCGCCACCGGCGAGAACCTCACCATCAACCTCGACCACATCAAGGACTTCCGGCGCATCGTCATCTTCGTGACCATCTACGAAGGCGCGCGCAGCTTCGCCGACCTCGACGCCACGGTCACCCTCCAGCCGCAGCACGGTGCCCCCGTCGAGTTCTCCCTCGACGAGTGCACGGTCCCCTCGACCGTGTGCGCGCTGGCCCTGATCACCAACAACGGCGGCGACCTCGTCGTCCAGCGCGAGGCCCGCTACCTGGTGCCCGACCGCGGCGTGAGCCCGCAGCGCACCATGGACCACGCCTACGGGTGGGGCATGAACTGGACGCCCGGCAGGAAGTGA
- a CDS encoding glycosyltransferase, giving the protein MSVVAWTAAASLAAWLWLLLGQGFFWRTDVRLPPRGEPDVWPSVGVVVPARDEAAVLARSLPSLLAQDYPGRAEVFLVDDGSTDGTGDLARALAERHGGLPLTVGSPGEPPAGWTGKLWAVRHGIGLARARNPEYLLLTDADIAHEPDSLRQLVAAADRGGYDLVSQMARLRVESLWERLVVPAFVYFFAQLYPFRWIARKGARTAAAAGGCVLLRTDAAERARIPDAIRQAVIDDVALARAVKGSGGHLWLGLADGVDSVRPYPRLADLWRMVSRSAYAQLRHNVPLLVGTVAGLAVVYLVPPVALVAGLVTGSPAAAVAGGLAWLVMTATYLPMLRYYRQPLALALLLPGTAFLYLLMTVDSAVQHYRGRGAAWKGRTYTRPDPTAPEPSPEQP; this is encoded by the coding sequence ATGAGCGTCGTTGCGTGGACCGCCGCCGCATCGCTTGCCGCGTGGCTGTGGCTTCTGTTGGGGCAGGGCTTCTTCTGGCGCACCGACGTGCGTCTGCCACCGCGCGGGGAGCCGGACGTCTGGCCCTCGGTCGGTGTGGTCGTCCCCGCGCGGGACGAGGCGGCCGTGCTGGCCCGGAGCCTGCCCTCGCTGCTGGCGCAGGACTACCCGGGGCGGGCCGAGGTCTTCCTCGTCGACGACGGGAGCACGGACGGCACGGGCGATCTGGCACGCGCGCTGGCCGAGCGGCACGGCGGGCTGCCGCTGACCGTCGGCTCCCCCGGCGAGCCGCCCGCGGGCTGGACGGGCAAGCTCTGGGCGGTACGGCACGGCATCGGCCTCGCCCGCGCGCGAAACCCCGAGTATCTGCTGCTCACCGACGCCGACATCGCCCACGAGCCGGACAGCCTGCGCCAGTTGGTGGCCGCCGCGGACCGTGGGGGCTACGACCTGGTGTCGCAGATGGCCCGGCTGCGGGTGGAGAGCCTGTGGGAGCGCCTGGTGGTCCCGGCCTTCGTGTACTTCTTCGCGCAGCTCTATCCGTTCCGGTGGATCGCGCGGAAGGGGGCGCGGACGGCCGCGGCGGCGGGCGGCTGCGTCCTGCTGCGCACGGACGCCGCAGAGCGCGCCCGGATCCCCGACGCCATCCGGCAGGCGGTGATCGACGACGTGGCGCTCGCGCGGGCGGTGAAGGGCTCCGGCGGCCACCTCTGGCTCGGGCTGGCCGACGGCGTGGACAGCGTGCGTCCGTATCCGCGCCTTGCCGACCTGTGGCGGATGGTCTCGCGCAGCGCGTACGCACAGCTGCGGCACAACGTCCCACTGCTCGTCGGCACGGTCGCGGGGCTCGCCGTGGTGTATCTCGTCCCGCCGGTGGCTCTGGTCGCGGGGCTCGTCACGGGCAGCCCCGCGGCGGCGGTGGCCGGTGGGCTCGCGTGGCTGGTGATGACGGCGACGTACCTGCCGATGCTCCGCTACTACCGCCAGCCGCTCGCCCTCGCACTCCTGCTGCCCGGCACCGCTTTCCTCTACCTCCTGATGACGGTGGATTCGGCGGTGCAGCACTACAGGGGGCGTGGCGCCGCGTGGAAGGGGCGTACGTACACGCGCCCCGACCCCACCGCTCCGGAGCCCTCGCCCGAGCAGCCCTGA
- a CDS encoding glutamate racemase: MKIALMDSGIGLLAAAAAVRRLRPDADLVLSSDPDGMPWGPRTAEDLTARAVAVAEAAAAHRPDALIVACNTASVHALPTLRARFESEFPVIGTVPAIKPAAAAAAGGPVAIWATPATTGSPYQRGLIEDFANGVDVTEVPCPGLADAVQYADEAAIDETIAAAAALTPPDVRAVVLGCTHYELVAERIRAAVQQPGQPPLVLHGSAGAVAAQALRRAGANIGATDVVPGLTVLLSGREEELPRAALAYAEGRMLAETSPAL; this comes from the coding sequence GTGAAGATCGCGCTCATGGACTCCGGCATCGGACTGCTCGCCGCGGCGGCCGCGGTGCGTCGCCTTCGACCCGACGCCGATCTCGTTCTCTCCTCCGACCCGGACGGCATGCCCTGGGGTCCGCGTACGGCCGAGGACCTCACCGCACGCGCGGTCGCCGTCGCCGAGGCCGCCGCCGCGCACCGCCCCGACGCGCTCATCGTGGCCTGCAACACGGCGTCCGTGCACGCGCTGCCGACTCTCCGCGCCCGCTTCGAGTCGGAGTTCCCCGTCATCGGGACCGTGCCGGCGATCAAGCCGGCCGCGGCGGCCGCGGCCGGCGGACCCGTGGCCATCTGGGCCACCCCCGCCACCACCGGCAGTCCCTACCAGCGCGGCCTCATCGAGGACTTCGCGAACGGCGTCGACGTCACCGAGGTGCCGTGCCCCGGGCTCGCCGACGCCGTGCAGTACGCGGACGAGGCGGCCATCGACGAGACGATCGCCGCCGCGGCGGCTCTCACGCCCCCGGATGTAAGGGCCGTCGTCCTAGGTTGCACCCATTACGAGCTGGTCGCCGAGCGTATTCGTGCCGCCGTGCAGCAGCCCGGACAGCCGCCCCTCGTCCTGCACGGTTCCGCCGGAGCGGTGGCGGCCCAGGCGCTGCGCAGGGCCGGCGCCAACATCGGTGCCACGGACGTGGTGCCCGGCCTCACCGTCCTGCTCAGCGGGCGCGAGGAGGAGCTGCCCCGAGCGGCGCTCGCGTACGCCGAGGGGCGCATGCTCGCGGAGACCAGCCCGGCGCTCTGA
- a CDS encoding O-antigen ligase family protein: MGSTGTAASACPEAAHERRSASDATGGALLGACAAWALITAGVHGGSPEGVLLAVLAVAAGYAGGRICGALLPVAAPCAGALTGLGLAVAAPRLSLSPSSPLGHTGATAALLILAAGAACCAAWAAHTPSLRLALRLLAAGIAGAAAALGSPVGCAGSVAVLLCSLATARLRKRALGIIGLAAASVLFTGVSLALADDSLPEGLTAPLEGSVGHRRVVLWQDALTLAEREPAMGVGPGRFGDVSPVAADDLVTDGKPHSAPLQQASEQGIVGVALLAAVFCWLLYALWRSPGSTQVVLSAGAALTALTAVATVGNALSVTTVTTGAGLLAGIATARPLHGGLHEEDPSPSA; this comes from the coding sequence GGCACACGAGCGGCGGAGCGCGTCCGACGCGACGGGCGGTGCGCTGCTCGGCGCCTGCGCCGCCTGGGCGCTGATCACCGCGGGTGTGCACGGCGGCAGCCCCGAAGGGGTGCTGTTGGCGGTGCTCGCCGTGGCCGCGGGGTACGCGGGCGGGCGGATCTGCGGAGCGCTGCTCCCCGTCGCCGCGCCGTGCGCGGGTGCGCTCACCGGGCTCGGCCTCGCCGTGGCGGCGCCCCGGCTCTCGCTCAGCCCCTCCTCTCCCCTGGGCCACACCGGGGCCACCGCCGCCCTGCTGATCCTCGCGGCGGGCGCGGCCTGCTGCGCCGCGTGGGCGGCCCACACTCCTTCGCTCCGCCTGGCGCTGCGGCTGCTCGCCGCGGGGATCGCGGGCGCCGCCGCGGCCCTGGGCTCGCCGGTCGGCTGCGCGGGCTCCGTCGCGGTGCTGCTCTGCTCGCTCGCGACGGCGCGGCTGCGGAAGCGGGCCCTCGGCATCATCGGGCTCGCCGCCGCGTCGGTCCTGTTCACCGGAGTGTCCCTGGCGCTGGCCGACGACTCCCTCCCGGAGGGACTGACGGCCCCGCTGGAGGGCAGCGTCGGCCACCGTCGCGTGGTCCTGTGGCAGGACGCGCTGACCCTCGCGGAGCGTGAGCCCGCGATGGGGGTGGGCCCGGGCAGGTTCGGCGACGTCAGTCCGGTCGCGGCCGACGACCTGGTGACGGACGGCAAGCCGCACTCGGCGCCGCTGCAGCAGGCGTCGGAGCAGGGAATCGTCGGGGTGGCGCTGCTGGCGGCGGTGTTCTGCTGGCTCCTGTACGCCCTGTGGCGCTCCCCCGGCTCGACGCAGGTCGTCCTGTCGGCGGGGGCAGCCCTCACGGCACTGACGGCCGTGGCGACGGTGGGCAACGCGCTGAGCGTCACGACGGTGACGACGGGGGCGGGCCTGCTGGCGGGAATCGCAACGGCAAGACCCTTGCACGGAGGCCTCCACGAGGAGGACCCCTCACCCTCCGCCTGA